The Mus caroli unplaced genomic scaffold, CAROLI_EIJ_v1.1 scaffold_24047_1, whole genome shotgun sequence DNA window ACAATGCTGTAATGTCCTTTCAAGTGTGTTCCTGGATGATGTTTGCAGTATACAGTATGGCTTTGATTGGTGCCACAACTCAAATAGTCTTCATGTTAAGAGTAGATTTCTGTAAGGCCAATGTAATAAATCATTACTTCTGTGATCTTTCCCCACTCTTGAAACTCTCTTGTTCTGATACTTTTATTAATGAAGTATTAGTTTTGTCCCTAAGTGTTTTCAATATCTTTATTCCAACTCTGACAATTCTAAGCTCTTACATCTTCATCATTGCCAGCATCCTCCGGATTAAATCCACTGAAGGCAGGTCCAAAGCCTTCAGCACCTGCAGCTCACACATATCAGCAGTTGCTATCTTCTTTGGTTCCCTTGCATTCATGTACCTGCAGCCGTCATCAGTCAGATCTATGGACCAAGGGAAAGTGTCCTCTGTATTTTATACCATTGTTGTGCCCATGCTTAATCCTTtgatctacagcctgaggaataaGGATGTCAAAGTTGCACTAAATAAGTTCCTTGAAAGAATTTTTTCTTGTaaacaaaactgatttttctttacTAAGATTCTTGTTTAGAGGGCTGACAAACAGTTCAGCTGGCTAAGTATGGCCACCACATGATATGAGATTATGACTACTTActcctgtttatttttaaaatttctaagggCAGGACAAGTTTTAGCCAATGGAACATAGGAAGGACAACATCTATATGGGATATAGAGAACCATCAGCTTCTCATAGCATGCACCCACTAGTCAGTTTGTCAAACTATCAAAGCCTTCTTATGAGTGAATCTGTTCTATGTATGTAGAaaaattttccttttatgtaAGACATAGTTATCTTATAGCGGAGGATAAATAGATTTTTCCCAGCATTCTTGATTATCTCCATATTCTATATAATTactctttttaatgaaatatatttctaaggATTTCAGACATTGTGATATCCAAAccaataattttatgaaaaagtaaactatgcaaaatatgacttttttttctaagtctatAGAACTATCTTAAAGGACATAGTGTGATATCTTGAGTGGTAAAATAACtcctaccccatccccacccccccaaaaaagaactaGAGAGAATGAGACACACTCTGCTAAACAGGAATTAATTCAGTGTACACAAGCCTCTAAAGCAAACTGAAAGCAAGAACAAGAATTCTTATGttcaaatatttctaatatttgatGGTATACCTCCAGCACATAACCAACTATGGCAGATTCAGAAGTGCATTATCTTACTActatatgaatatatgatataaattCAGATCTAGAAAGCAAAACtggtaaaaattattttctgaataatCACATGTTAGTCAGAAATACTAAAtaccttcatattttaaaatgattatctATCCTGAATAAATTAGGGACAGATAAGGagtcttacaaaaataaattcccACTATTTCCCTTACCCAGTTAAATTTCCATTGCTTCCCTTGAATCTGCAATCATAAAACTGAGATTATGATTCTGGAAGGTCACTCTTCATATCAGGTCATCAGTAGCTCTAAGTGGTctccaaaaatacaaaaattcatAAAGTCCCTACTGATGGTAGTAACATCTGTAGAATGTTTCCTCTATGCTCTTAAAACATCTCCAAAGAAGTCATTTTCTTATTATCTAGAGCTACTTCTAGGTCACACATGATAATTGTGTTGTTTCTGATTCCTGAAAATTTCAGAGATTTGAGAAGTTTCATTAAGGATAGTTCCCACCCAGGATCCACTAGATGACTTTGGTCAAAAttagttggtcacaaaacaaaacaaaattgtatgATC harbors:
- the LOC110287770 gene encoding olfactory receptor 150-like, producing MLQGNLSGVTEFNLAGLTDKPGLQLPLFLLFLGIYVVTVVGNLSMITLILFSSQLHTPMYCFLSSLSFIDLCQSNVIIPKMLVNFVTVKNIISYPECMTQLCFFATFAIAECQMLAVMAYDRYVAICKPLLYNAVMSFQVCSWMMFAVYSMALIGATTQIVFMLRVDFCKANVINHYFCDLSPLLKLSCSDTFINEVLVLSLSVFNIFIPTLTILSSYIFIIASILRIKSTEGRSKAFSTCSSHISAVAIFFGSLAFMYLQPSSVRSMDQGKVSSVFYTIVVPMLNPLIYSLRNKDVKVALNKFLERIFSCKQN